One region of Bacterioplanoides sp. SCSIO 12839 genomic DNA includes:
- a CDS encoding phosphoglycolate phosphatase, giving the protein MRFADSLQALFSDLNGSGQDGTVPNGLGLLLFDLDGTLINSVPDLAAAVDTMLQHFGREPAGAEQVSHWVGNGADQLIRRALADGDEVAANAFPASDIHPWRDVFDQAYLAALHQATGVYPGVEAFLNGISLPKVLITNKPRLFTLPLLESLAWSQHFSLVICGDDFAEKKPSPLPLLHACREMKVSTDNALMIGDSRHDIGAAKAANIKTVAVSYGYNHGESIALSQPDLLVDNLMELVAST; this is encoded by the coding sequence ATGCGATTCGCCGACTCGCTACAAGCGCTTTTCTCTGATCTAAATGGTTCTGGTCAAGACGGCACTGTTCCAAACGGCCTTGGACTGCTGCTGTTTGATCTGGATGGCACGCTGATCAATAGTGTGCCGGATCTGGCAGCTGCGGTAGATACTATGCTGCAACACTTCGGCCGCGAGCCCGCCGGAGCAGAGCAAGTCAGCCACTGGGTTGGCAACGGTGCCGATCAATTGATTCGCCGGGCACTGGCCGACGGTGACGAAGTCGCTGCCAATGCGTTTCCAGCCAGTGATATCCACCCCTGGCGCGACGTCTTTGATCAGGCCTACCTGGCTGCATTGCACCAAGCAACGGGTGTGTACCCCGGTGTGGAAGCCTTCCTGAATGGCATATCGCTGCCTAAAGTGCTTATCACCAACAAGCCCAGGTTATTCACTTTACCTTTATTGGAGTCGCTGGCTTGGAGTCAGCATTTCTCACTGGTGATTTGTGGCGATGATTTTGCTGAGAAAAAGCCGTCGCCGTTACCCCTGCTACATGCCTGCCGTGAGATGAAAGTATCCACCGATAACGCGCTCATGATTGGTGATTCCCGCCACGATATTGGCGCTGCTAAAGCTGCAAATATCAAAACCGTGGCCGTGAGTTATGGCTATAACCACGGTGAAAGCATTGCCCTGAGCCAGCCAGATTTGTTGGTGGATAACCTGATGGAGCTGGTTGCCAGCACTTAA
- the rpe gene encoding ribulose-phosphate 3-epimerase: protein MTASSNNATPNKPTSSKNCLIAPSILSADFARLGEEVENVLAAGADVVHFDVMDNHYVPNLTIGPMVCKALRNHGITAPIDVHLMVNPVDRLIGDFIDAGASYITFHPEASDHIDRSLQLIKSAGLKAGLVFNPATPLHYMDYVMDKLDVVLLMSVNPGFGGQSFIPATLDKLREARAKIDASGYDIRLEIDGGVKADNIGEIYEAGADMFVAGSAIFNAPDYKTVIDQMRAEMATIDAKR from the coding sequence ATGACTGCCAGTTCAAACAACGCCACGCCAAACAAGCCTACATCAAGTAAGAACTGCCTGATTGCTCCTTCTATTTTATCCGCTGACTTTGCCCGGTTAGGTGAAGAAGTGGAAAACGTCCTCGCAGCAGGCGCTGACGTGGTTCACTTTGATGTGATGGACAACCATTACGTGCCGAATCTGACTATTGGCCCAATGGTGTGTAAGGCTTTGCGTAATCATGGCATTACCGCACCAATTGATGTGCACCTGATGGTGAACCCGGTGGATCGTCTGATTGGTGACTTTATCGACGCCGGTGCCAGTTACATCACTTTCCACCCGGAAGCGTCAGACCATATCGACCGTAGTCTACAACTGATTAAATCCGCGGGTTTAAAAGCGGGCCTGGTGTTTAATCCAGCGACACCGCTGCATTATATGGACTACGTGATGGACAAGCTGGACGTGGTCTTGCTGATGTCGGTTAACCCAGGTTTTGGCGGTCAATCCTTTATTCCGGCCACGTTGGATAAATTGCGTGAAGCGCGTGCCAAAATCGACGCCTCCGGTTATGACATCCGCCTGGAAATTGATGGTGGGGTGAAAGCCGACAACATTGGTGAAATTTATGAAGCCGGTGCCGATATGTTTGTGGCAGGTTCTGCCATCTTTAATGCACCGGATTACAAAACCGTGATTGATCAGATGCGTGCTGAAATGGCCACCATTGATGCTAAACGGTAA
- a CDS encoding DUF3530 family protein, translated as MIFSTRFAHYFLLPCFLLQFALLLSVSAYGEDEPQAMEKTELEETEIDGDKDEQPTSETAEVNAKVEVLERVSPQTDHQRHQSIIDHLSLYQRQREVVELVNDDESFHGLFLQENMGQPQGGILLLHDNQQHAQWPTIVGPLRQYLPDYGWATLAIELPSQPIAQLPQRPSYGIPGSPDSVEAADEASENEAASADETGSSPAEQSSNETDTNDDTGSIGGNTSGQPEPPEAGNTLSDENNEPALPRLNRLPDTAESTGTDNDTQALTETSASMRYQQHMRNRVNTAMDYLKSRGQLNLVIIANGNSASWAVNYLLNQQQQREGEEEKSIEAFSLVLVDAQQNTHDQLYLEEQLTQLEIPILDLVINYNRASSDNSQRRAGMMRHQQRQNYRQLTISAADLMNEQHHQVKRRIRGWLKTNAAGSELPLNR; from the coding sequence ATGATTTTCTCTACACGCTTTGCTCATTATTTTTTACTGCCCTGTTTTTTGTTGCAGTTTGCCTTACTGCTATCGGTATCGGCCTATGGCGAAGATGAACCGCAAGCCATGGAAAAAACCGAACTTGAGGAAACCGAAATTGATGGAGATAAGGATGAACAACCGACCTCAGAAACAGCTGAAGTCAATGCAAAGGTCGAGGTGCTGGAGCGTGTTTCGCCACAAACCGATCACCAACGTCATCAGTCGATTATTGATCACCTGAGTTTGTACCAGCGCCAACGTGAAGTGGTTGAGCTGGTCAATGATGATGAATCCTTTCATGGTTTGTTTTTACAGGAAAACATGGGGCAGCCCCAGGGCGGGATTCTGCTGTTACACGACAACCAGCAACACGCCCAATGGCCCACAATTGTTGGCCCTTTACGACAGTACTTACCGGACTATGGCTGGGCAACACTGGCCATTGAGCTGCCTTCGCAACCCATTGCACAACTCCCTCAGCGGCCAAGTTATGGCATACCAGGATCACCAGACTCCGTTGAAGCAGCCGACGAAGCGTCAGAAAACGAAGCAGCCTCTGCTGACGAAACCGGCTCATCACCTGCGGAGCAAAGCAGCAATGAAACCGATACAAACGATGACACAGGCAGCATAGGCGGCAATACCAGCGGCCAACCTGAACCGCCAGAAGCAGGCAATACCCTCTCCGATGAGAATAACGAACCCGCCCTTCCCCGCCTGAACCGGTTACCGGACACCGCTGAAAGTACAGGTACCGATAATGATACCCAAGCACTCACGGAAACTTCAGCGTCGATGCGCTATCAGCAACACATGCGTAATCGGGTCAACACGGCCATGGATTATCTGAAAAGCCGTGGGCAGTTAAATCTGGTGATTATTGCCAATGGTAACAGCGCCTCCTGGGCGGTTAATTATCTATTAAATCAGCAACAGCAGCGTGAAGGAGAAGAGGAAAAATCCATCGAAGCGTTTTCTCTGGTATTGGTTGATGCCCAACAAAACACACATGATCAGTTGTACCTGGAAGAGCAACTGACTCAACTGGAAATCCCGATTCTGGATCTGGTTATCAATTACAACCGAGCCAGCTCCGATAACAGCCAACGCAGAGCGGGCATGATGCGCCATCAACAACGACAGAATTATCGTCAGCTAACGATCTCAGCGGCAGACCTGATGAACGAACAGCATCATCAGGTAAAACGCAGAATCAGGGGCTGGTTAAAAACCAATGCGGCGGGCAGTGAACTACCGTTAAACCGTTAA
- a CDS encoding MBL fold metallo-hydrolase has product MLATTIYEDGDHRWIMFGRDPDKSEGIIDTNQYLIQSGNQAILLDPGGIELFAPMLSAVLKFVPAEQITHLFASHQDPDIISSLGLWDQALPNAKLYSPWLWESFIRHFGMERIEYCAIPDEGLTLTLNKIQLQFVPAHYLHSSGNFHVYDPKAKILMSGDVGAAMEHTDAPLWVENMSSHAPKMQKFHQRWMPSDDAKLDWVRRVRHLDIDIMAPQHGRLFKPPHVAEFLDWFEQLPVGIAVK; this is encoded by the coding sequence ATGTTAGCAACCACAATTTATGAAGACGGTGATCATCGCTGGATTATGTTTGGCCGTGACCCGGATAAATCCGAAGGCATTATCGATACCAACCAATATCTGATTCAGAGTGGTAATCAGGCAATACTGCTGGACCCGGGTGGCATCGAGTTATTCGCCCCAATGTTGTCGGCGGTTTTAAAGTTTGTTCCGGCCGAGCAGATTACCCATTTATTCGCCTCTCACCAGGACCCGGATATTATTTCGTCGTTAGGTTTATGGGATCAGGCATTACCTAATGCAAAACTGTATTCGCCCTGGTTATGGGAAAGCTTTATCCGTCACTTTGGCATGGAACGTATCGAATATTGTGCCATTCCGGATGAAGGTCTGACATTAACACTGAATAAAATTCAGCTGCAGTTTGTTCCCGCCCATTATCTGCATTCTTCGGGCAACTTTCATGTGTATGACCCTAAAGCCAAAATTTTAATGAGTGGCGATGTGGGTGCAGCAATGGAGCATACCGATGCGCCATTGTGGGTGGAAAATATGTCCAGCCATGCACCAAAAATGCAAAAATTCCACCAGCGCTGGATGCCATCGGATGATGCCAAACTGGATTGGGTAAGACGAGTGCGTCACCTGGATATTGATATTATGGCACCACAACATGGCCGGTTATTTAAACCACCCCATGTAGCGGAGTTTCTCGATTGGTTTGAGCAACTGCCGGTGGGTATTGCGGTTAAATAA
- a CDS encoding xylulose 5-phosphate 3-epimerase translates to MSLNLNYMQQRERFQEQEIEAQARQHREFDKDFADWANGNGVIEHQPATQLQVYELATALQEAGVIADKAECYKKLTALDVLTNQAMWLVIHMTYAKHVFLDGRELSPQDFKRDPQGHTGGSLNMVPAYAAYMTINSLTGIHRDWLMGQGHCVAAIDALQLLTGTALPERKKEYPLTNDGLSHFVQDFYNYRVRPDGKPLSPLGSHVNPNTAGAKIEGGYLGFAGLQYVHMPQKDERLVAFLSDGAFEEQRGSDWAARWWRANDSGLVSPIMIANGRRIDQRTTVAQQGGSDWFIDHLKHQGFAPFVIDGRDPAAFVCAIYFMEQHLQHAGEAAEKGEASYPVPLPYCIAETVKGFGFPGAGTNAAHGLPLGSNPRRDADALAFFHRGIKDLHQPEANWKQAAQVLVQPRSPELPIAVTVNRQDPQWLNEAIAPMAAIDRYFVNLVEINDQLRVRVGNPDELRSNRMNQTLDLLQHRVTDPEEGVAEAINGRVITALNEEAIVSACLANQAGLNLVVSYEAFATKMLGALRQAIIFSRHQKEVGEPAPWLGLPIISTSHVWENGKNEQSHQDPSLAEALLGEMADMSRVVFPADGNSAMACLKACYGDLGVIWNLVIPKSVMPMVLDARQSEALVQDGAVCVRGHCGSELQLVACGAHQLQQALKASDRLKQKGVAHSLIYLLEPGRFRVPRDGYEAQVKASESVMDALFPSTVKYRVFLSHTRPEILLAHTRLLDLGPQNTLALGYVNQGGTLDAEGLLFANRCTWADALAALARLADIEPSEWLTAEEWAAIQGQGDPYDVIKHPYPPEE, encoded by the coding sequence ATGAGTCTTAATTTAAATTATATGCAGCAGCGTGAACGGTTTCAGGAACAGGAAATTGAAGCTCAGGCGCGCCAACACCGTGAGTTCGATAAAGACTTTGCCGACTGGGCTAACGGCAATGGTGTGATCGAGCATCAGCCTGCAACACAATTGCAGGTTTATGAATTAGCCACGGCCTTGCAAGAAGCGGGTGTAATCGCTGACAAAGCTGAATGTTATAAAAAACTAACCGCATTGGATGTATTAACGAATCAGGCCATGTGGCTGGTGATTCATATGACTTACGCCAAACATGTTTTTCTGGATGGCAGAGAGTTATCTCCACAGGATTTCAAACGAGATCCGCAGGGGCATACTGGTGGTTCGTTAAATATGGTTCCGGCTTATGCAGCCTATATGACCATTAACAGCCTGACGGGTATTCATCGTGACTGGTTAATGGGGCAAGGTCACTGTGTTGCCGCGATTGATGCGTTGCAATTACTTACCGGAACGGCATTACCTGAACGTAAGAAAGAATATCCACTGACCAATGATGGTCTGAGCCATTTTGTTCAGGATTTTTATAATTACCGGGTACGACCGGATGGCAAACCGTTATCGCCATTAGGCTCTCACGTTAATCCGAATACGGCCGGCGCTAAAATAGAAGGTGGCTATTTAGGTTTTGCCGGTTTGCAATACGTTCATATGCCACAAAAAGATGAGCGGCTGGTGGCATTTTTAAGTGATGGTGCCTTTGAAGAACAACGTGGCAGTGACTGGGCGGCGCGCTGGTGGCGTGCCAATGACTCCGGGTTAGTCAGTCCGATTATGATTGCCAATGGTCGCCGTATTGATCAGCGCACCACGGTTGCACAACAGGGTGGCAGTGACTGGTTTATTGATCACTTAAAACATCAGGGCTTTGCGCCATTTGTGATTGACGGTCGCGATCCGGCGGCGTTTGTTTGTGCTATTTATTTTATGGAGCAGCATTTGCAACATGCCGGTGAAGCCGCTGAAAAAGGTGAAGCCAGCTATCCCGTTCCGCTGCCTTATTGTATTGCCGAAACCGTGAAGGGCTTTGGTTTTCCCGGAGCCGGAACCAATGCGGCTCATGGTTTGCCATTAGGCAGTAATCCTCGTCGTGATGCCGATGCACTGGCATTTTTCCATCGTGGTATTAAAGACTTGCATCAGCCTGAAGCAAACTGGAAACAGGCAGCGCAGGTGCTGGTCCAACCGCGTTCACCAGAGCTACCGATTGCCGTGACGGTTAACCGCCAGGACCCACAATGGCTGAATGAAGCCATTGCGCCAATGGCAGCGATTGATCGGTATTTTGTGAATCTGGTTGAGATTAATGATCAGTTGCGGGTACGGGTGGGTAACCCGGATGAGTTGCGCTCCAACCGTATGAATCAAACACTCGATTTATTGCAGCATCGGGTAACCGATCCAGAAGAGGGTGTTGCTGAAGCCATTAATGGCCGGGTGATTACGGCGCTTAACGAAGAAGCCATTGTCAGTGCCTGTTTGGCTAATCAGGCCGGGCTTAATCTGGTTGTATCGTATGAAGCCTTTGCCACCAAAATGCTGGGTGCGTTACGCCAGGCGATTATTTTCTCACGCCATCAAAAAGAGGTGGGAGAACCGGCACCCTGGTTGGGGTTACCGATTATTTCCACTTCCCATGTCTGGGAGAACGGCAAAAATGAACAAAGTCACCAGGACCCAAGTCTGGCCGAAGCGCTGCTTGGTGAAATGGCTGATATGTCGCGGGTGGTTTTTCCGGCCGATGGCAACAGTGCCATGGCCTGTTTAAAAGCCTGTTACGGTGATTTGGGGGTGATCTGGAATCTGGTGATTCCCAAGTCCGTCATGCCGATGGTGTTGGATGCCCGTCAATCAGAAGCACTGGTTCAGGATGGTGCAGTCTGTGTGCGTGGTCATTGTGGTTCAGAATTGCAGCTGGTGGCTTGTGGTGCTCATCAGTTGCAACAGGCATTAAAAGCCAGTGATCGGTTAAAACAAAAAGGTGTGGCGCATTCTTTAATTTATTTGCTGGAGCCAGGGCGTTTCCGGGTGCCGCGTGATGGTTACGAAGCGCAGGTGAAAGCGTCGGAATCAGTAATGGATGCCTTATTCCCATCAACGGTGAAGTATCGTGTTTTCCTGAGTCACACTCGTCCGGAAATTCTGTTAGCTCATACCCGGCTGTTAGATCTGGGGCCACAAAATACCTTGGCTTTAGGGTATGTGAACCAGGGTGGCACGCTGGATGCGGAAGGACTGTTGTTTGCCAATCGTTGTACCTGGGCAGATGCGTTAGCCGCGTTAGCGCGGTTAGCTGATATTGAGCCAAGCGAATGGTTAACTGCCGAAGAGTGGGCTGCGATTCAAGGGCAAGGCGACCCGTATGATGTGATTAAACATCCTTATCCACCCGAAGAATAA
- a CDS encoding ribose-phosphate pyrophosphokinase yields MLILCMDGHQQLAESLSKALAAEVLPLESRHFPDGEWYFNLPANVEGEDVVVLCHLHQPNDKALGLLFMAAHLKEMGAERVGLVAPYLAYMRQDIRFQPGECLTSKYFAKLISEHFDYLVTIDPHLHRYHHLNEIYSIPTRTLHATRIIGEYLRQLSEQNPGDPLLVVGPDEESEQWAKTVATAAGCEHLVLTKTRSGDRDVAIDIPDVERYRNHLPVMVDDIISTGRTMLRTAEQLQQQGLKHPLCIGVHAVFAEGAEAEMCAGPIADIRTCNCIPHNTNQIDISYLMTPAILELILELTSSKTEATTEGKA; encoded by the coding sequence ATGTTGATTTTATGTATGGACGGTCACCAGCAGCTGGCTGAATCCTTATCCAAAGCACTGGCAGCCGAAGTGCTACCACTCGAAAGCCGCCATTTCCCTGATGGGGAATGGTATTTTAATTTACCGGCCAATGTTGAAGGCGAAGATGTGGTGGTGTTGTGCCACCTGCATCAGCCCAATGATAAAGCCTTAGGGCTGTTATTTATGGCGGCTCATCTGAAAGAAATGGGCGCTGAGCGGGTTGGTTTGGTTGCTCCTTACCTGGCCTATATGCGTCAGGATATTCGCTTCCAACCGGGGGAATGTTTAACGTCAAAATATTTTGCAAAATTAATCAGCGAACATTTTGATTATCTGGTGACAATTGATCCTCACCTGCATCGTTATCATCACTTAAACGAAATTTATTCCATTCCAACCCGCACGTTACATGCGACCCGAATTATTGGTGAATACCTCAGACAATTATCAGAACAAAATCCAGGGGATCCATTATTGGTGGTCGGTCCGGACGAAGAAAGTGAGCAATGGGCCAAAACCGTTGCAACCGCAGCCGGTTGTGAGCATCTGGTGCTGACAAAAACGCGCAGTGGCGATCGTGATGTGGCGATTGATATTCCCGATGTCGAGCGTTACCGAAATCATTTACCGGTGATGGTGGATGATATTATTTCAACCGGACGTACGATGCTGAGAACTGCGGAACAATTACAGCAACAGGGCTTAAAACACCCCTTGTGTATTGGTGTTCATGCGGTCTTCGCAGAGGGTGCTGAAGCGGAAATGTGCGCCGGTCCGATTGCAGATATCCGTACTTGTAATTGTATTCCCCACAATACCAATCAAATTGATATCAGCTATTTAATGACTCCGGCCATTCTGGAATTAATTTTAGAGTTGACCAGTAGTAAGACTGAAGCAACCACGGAGGGAAAAGCATGA
- a CDS encoding thymidine phosphorylase family protein, producing the protein MAHEFNFLKLKRLGVDTHQEAVVYMRQDCHVAIAEGFTAQSRVEVCTESSSTIATLALVSNELLSHEQAGVSEAAWRLLNKPADDEHLSFRHPRAVDSMSFVRGKLYGERFTAETAAAVIHDIKQGRYSDIQLSAFVTACAGDRLNLEETVAITQAMVASGQRFNWGESKVLDKHCVGGLPGNRTTPIVTAIIAANGLMMPKTSSRAITSPAGTADTMETMTPVQLEFDQMQQIVEQQGACLAWGGSVSLSPTDDIVIRVERALDLDSEGQLVASVISKKVAAGSQQVLIDIPVGPTAKVRSQAMAERLASLLEQTGKAMGLNVSTVITDGTQPIGRGIGPALEARDVLQVLMNDQNAPQDLKQKSLQLAGTMLEMAQHCDVGDGFKLAEETLISGNAMVKFCAICDAQGGFQQPGTAPYTHTITATANGVVAYFNNRFISRLASLAGAPNAVTAGLEVHVQLGDQVRVGTPLFTLHAEAPGELQYALEFLDGHTDVVRIEEELV; encoded by the coding sequence ATGGCACACGAATTCAATTTTTTAAAACTAAAGCGATTAGGTGTTGATACTCACCAAGAGGCGGTGGTGTACATGCGTCAGGATTGCCATGTGGCGATTGCTGAAGGGTTCACCGCCCAGTCGCGGGTGGAAGTGTGCACCGAATCGTCTTCCACCATTGCGACATTAGCATTGGTGAGTAATGAACTCTTATCCCATGAACAAGCAGGGGTATCGGAAGCTGCCTGGCGGTTATTAAACAAGCCTGCTGACGATGAGCATTTATCGTTTCGACACCCCAGAGCGGTTGATTCCATGTCCTTTGTGCGTGGCAAACTGTACGGTGAGCGTTTCACTGCTGAAACAGCTGCCGCTGTGATCCATGACATCAAACAAGGCCGGTATAGTGATATTCAGTTATCGGCGTTTGTGACTGCCTGTGCTGGTGATCGCCTGAATCTGGAAGAAACCGTTGCCATTACCCAGGCGATGGTGGCCAGTGGCCAGCGGTTTAACTGGGGAGAGTCAAAGGTACTCGACAAACATTGTGTTGGCGGATTACCTGGGAACCGAACCACTCCCATTGTCACGGCGATTATTGCCGCGAATGGTCTGATGATGCCAAAAACCTCAAGCCGGGCAATTACCTCACCAGCCGGTACCGCCGATACGATGGAAACCATGACGCCGGTTCAGCTTGAATTTGATCAGATGCAGCAGATAGTGGAACAACAAGGTGCATGCCTGGCCTGGGGCGGTTCCGTGTCGTTAAGCCCAACCGACGATATTGTGATTCGTGTCGAGCGGGCGCTGGATCTGGATAGTGAAGGTCAGCTGGTAGCCTCCGTTATTTCTAAAAAAGTGGCTGCCGGTTCACAGCAAGTGTTGATTGATATTCCGGTGGGGCCAACCGCTAAAGTGCGTTCACAAGCCATGGCTGAGCGTTTAGCGTCATTGTTGGAGCAAACCGGAAAAGCGATGGGACTGAATGTATCTACCGTGATCACCGATGGGACTCAACCCATTGGTCGGGGAATTGGTCCGGCGCTTGAGGCCCGTGATGTGTTACAGGTGTTAATGAATGACCAGAATGCACCGCAGGATCTGAAACAGAAGTCACTGCAGCTGGCAGGCACTATGCTGGAAATGGCTCAACACTGTGATGTTGGAGACGGTTTTAAGCTGGCGGAAGAGACACTGATCAGCGGTAACGCGATGGTGAAATTCTGTGCCATCTGTGATGCTCAGGGCGGTTTTCAACAACCCGGTACCGCCCCTTATACACACACAATCACGGCAACAGCTAACGGCGTGGTTGCTTATTTTAATAATCGTTTTATTTCCCGTTTGGCGTCATTAGCAGGCGCACCGAATGCAGTCACTGCGGGGTTGGAAGTGCATGTCCAGCTGGGTGATCAGGTACGTGTGGGTACACCGTTGTTCACGTTACACGCTGAAGCCCCGGGGGAGCTGCAATACGCTCTGGAATTTTTAGATGGTCACACCGATGTGGTTCGCATTGAAGAGGAATTGGTCTGA
- a CDS encoding MBL fold metallo-hydrolase, which produces MKAPFQVQFIGATGTVTGSKYLISYDRYKILVDCGLFQGIKNVRSRNWSDLPFQASELNAVLLTHAHIDHSGYLPALMKRGYHGSIHCSDATKALCKVLLPDAGFLQEEDAKYANKKRFSKHEPAEPLYTEDDARKVLKQFKSVPFRQQIDLPGGMTAEFIPVGHILGASAIRLEYKGTSITFSGDVGRQNDVVMYPPEPLPTTDYLVVESTYGDRLHEDVNEEEVIASIVNRTAQRGGIVLMPAFAVGRAQMVLHVLEKLRAQNRIPHMPVYLNSPMAIKATEIFYDLHDLHKLNKDDCQRIDEMTHYVKTVEESIELNGRKYPSIIISASGMASGGRVLHHLKTLVRDPKNSILFLGYQAAGTRGDAMTHGAERVKIHGMYFPVKAEVHNLQALSSHGDYQEILHWLKQMPAKPKKVFITHGESSAADAMRLQLQDELGWHAIVPEYLDTEVLR; this is translated from the coding sequence ATGAAAGCCCCCTTTCAGGTTCAATTTATAGGTGCCACCGGAACCGTCACCGGATCAAAATATCTGATCAGTTATGATCGCTATAAAATCCTGGTTGATTGTGGTTTATTTCAGGGCATTAAAAATGTCCGAAGTCGTAACTGGTCTGACCTTCCGTTTCAGGCCAGTGAGCTGAACGCGGTATTATTAACTCATGCCCATATTGATCATTCCGGTTATTTACCTGCTTTAATGAAGCGTGGCTACCATGGTTCAATTCACTGCAGCGATGCCACAAAAGCATTATGCAAAGTGTTATTACCGGATGCCGGTTTTCTTCAGGAGGAAGATGCCAAGTATGCGAATAAAAAACGTTTTTCTAAACATGAACCTGCCGAGCCACTATACACCGAAGACGACGCACGCAAAGTTCTGAAACAATTTAAATCTGTACCTTTTCGTCAGCAAATTGATTTACCCGGTGGTATGACCGCTGAGTTCATTCCTGTCGGTCATATTCTGGGGGCGAGTGCTATTCGTCTTGAATATAAAGGAACCAGCATTACCTTCAGCGGTGATGTTGGTCGTCAGAATGATGTTGTGATGTATCCACCAGAGCCTTTGCCTACAACCGATTATCTGGTTGTTGAATCAACCTATGGTGATCGCTTACATGAAGACGTTAATGAAGAAGAAGTCATTGCCAGCATCGTCAACCGCACCGCACAACGTGGTGGCATTGTGTTAATGCCGGCATTTGCGGTTGGCCGTGCTCAAATGGTACTGCACGTATTGGAAAAACTTAGGGCACAAAACCGCATCCCTCATATGCCGGTTTACCTGAACAGTCCGATGGCGATTAAAGCCACAGAAATTTTTTATGATCTTCATGACTTACATAAACTCAATAAAGACGACTGTCAGCGTATTGATGAGATGACCCATTATGTAAAAACCGTTGAAGAGTCGATTGAGCTGAATGGTCGGAAATACCCTTCAATTATTATTTCAGCCAGTGGCATGGCCAGCGGCGGCCGGGTATTACATCATTTAAAAACCCTGGTCCGCGATCCTAAAAACAGTATTTTATTTTTGGGGTATCAAGCTGCTGGCACTCGTGGTGATGCCATGACCCATGGTGCAGAGCGGGTAAAAATTCACGGTATGTATTTTCCGGTTAAAGCGGAAGTTCATAACCTTCAGGCATTATCAAGCCACGGAGACTATCAGGAGATTTTACATTGGTTAAAACAGATGCCTGCCAAACCTAAAAAAGTGTTTATTACCCATGGCGAAAGCTCCGCAGCTGATGCCATGCGTTTGCAACTTCAGGATGAACTGGGTTGGCATGCAATCGTACCCGAATATTTAGATACGGAAGTTTTAAGATAA